The genomic window TCCGGTCAGCTGGAATACGTACGCGTCAAGCACACCGGTGCTGAAGTTGCCAGTGGCGATGAGCTGAACGGCATCTCCTTCGGTGGCGTAGGTAGCGGCACTATCGTCAAGAACCTGCAGGTTTACTCCACTTACGATGATGGCATCGAGATGTTCGGTGGAGCGGTTAGCTTTGAGAACTACGTTGCCCTGTACGTGCGTGACGACTCCATCGACATCGACGAAGGCTGGAGCGGTTCCATCACCAACGCACTGGTCGTTCAGAGCGCTACCGATGGTAACCACTGCATCGAGTCTGACGGTATCGGCAGCTATGACGGTGACCAGGATTACTCCGCACTGATCGCTGCAGGCCTGAACAGCCGTCCGGTAATCGATGGCCTGACCTGCATTATCTCTGCCCAGGCTGAAGGTACTCACGATCCGGGCGCTGGCTGGCGCTTCCGTGAAGGTATCTTCCCGATGATCACCAACTCCATGGTTATCGCCTCTTACAGCGCCGACGAAAACGGTGCGGAAGGCAGCAACTACTGCCTGCGTGTTGAGAGTGACGAGACCCTGGCTGAAGCGGCAACTGGCACTGAGGTGGCAATCACTTCCAACATCTTCGCCTGTGAAGACAAGACCAAGGGTGGCCCGGTTGGCGCCGACAGCCTGGAAGCCTGGGCTGTTGCCAACGGCAACGTGTTCGCCACCATCGCTGGCGCTGTTAACCCGACTGCCAATGCTGACACTGGCCTGCAGGTACTGGGCGGCGAGCTGGGCGTGCAGACCCTGCCTGTCGACAGCATCCTCGTAGATGGCGCTGCAGTGGGTATCACTCCGGTTGAGCGTGCTTATCTGGGTGCTCTGGATCTGAACGGCACCGACTGGACACTGGGCTGGACCTACGGCCTGCATGACGGCAGCCGTGCCCAGGCACTGTGGTTCGAACAATAAGAAGTAATGGTTGGGGACGGAGTCCCTGATCCCTTGGGGCGCCACTTTCTCAAAGGGAGTCGGCGCCCTGTTTGATTTTACCGCAGTGGTATACAGGAACGATAAGAGGCCTGGAAATGGTTAAGAAAGAAAGATTTCAGAGAGCGCCGCTGGTATTGGCTATGGCCACGGCCTCGTCCCTTGCAGCTGGTGCCTTCGCACAAGACGCAGAGTTAATTGAAACCGGCACTGAAGCGGCACCGCAATTAAGTGCTCCCCAAATTGAAGAAGTGATGGTTCAGGGGCGACTGCGCGACTCCGCCGAGATGCTGATCAGTGAGCGCCTCGACGATGAGGTTGTCACCGACGTACTTGGCTCGGAAATGATTGGCCGGGTAGGGGACTCCACCGTGGCCGCGGCACTGCGCCGCGTATCCGGGCTCTCGCTGGTTAATGACAAGTTTGTTTACGTGCGCGGCCTGGGTGAGCGTTATTCCAGCACCACCCTGAACGGCGCAACGGTGCCTTCGCCGGACCTGACCCGTAACGTTATCCCGCTGGATATTTTCCCCACCTCGGTTGTGGACTCCCTGGCGGTGCAGAAGTCGTATTCGGCAGATCAACCCGCGACTTTCGGCGGCGGTAATGTCGATATTCGCACCAAGAGCATCCCAGAGGACCTGACTTTCGCAATCGAAGTCGGCACTGGCATGAACACCGAAACCGATGGTGACGTGTTGAGTTACCGCGGTGGTGACGATGATGCGTTTGGCACCGATGACGGCACCCGCGGCATGGCCGGCGAGCTGGACTGGTACCTGGAGCGATTCCAGGGGCGTCTCGGTGTGCAGGACATTCGTAAAACCCTGGAGCGTGAAGGTGTGCAGTTCGCTTCAGCCCAGGAAGCCAACGAAGCAGCCCAGGCGCTGAATCGCGAAATCGCCACCTACCTGAATCGTGACATCGCGATCGAAGAGGACTCCAGCAACCCGGATAGCGATATCAAGGGTAGCGTTGGTAACCGTTTCTACTTCGGTGACAACTGGGAGCTGGGTTTCCTGGCCGGCGCGTCCCACAAGAGCAAGTGGCGTGAGGAGCAGCGTCTGAAGCGCAGTTACGGCTTCCCGGAAGAGCGTATCGATACCCAGGATAAGTCCACCTATTCGGTTGACCTGAGCGGTAACCTGAATCTTGGCCTGCGCTATGCCGGTGAGCACGAAATCACCACCAGCAGCCTGTATCTGCGCAACACAGACGACGAAACAGCTGTGCGCGACTACTTCAACGAAAACCGCCAGGTTTCTGACGGGCGTGGTTTTCGCGAGTACAGCATCAAGTACGAAGAGCGCGACCTGTTTGTAAATCAGGCCAAGGGTTCTCATTCAATCGGTATGGCCACCAAAGAGATGGTTCCTGGCGGCGTGCTGAACTGGGTTCCGGAAGAGGCGGTTCTTGACTGGCATTACTCCGAGTCCATGGCGGCAACCGACATTCCCAACGAGGTAAATGTCAACGCCGATACCACCACAGACGCCACCGGTGAAGTTTTGGCTTCAGCAGTCAGTGTTGGCGTAAACGGTGCTGGTTTCCGTTTCACCAAGCTTGAAGATGAAGTCAAGAACTACGGCTGGCAGCTCACTCTGCCGCTCGAATTCTCTGCTTCCACCCTCGAGCTGGCTGGCGGTTTTGCTCGTACCGAGAAAGGGCGTACCTACGAGCAGGCTGAATTCCGGCTGGGTGCCCTGAGCGTGGGCGAACCTGGCGTCCTGCAGGGTGGTTTGGACGAAGTCTTCAGTGATGGGAACATCACCGACCCGGACAACAACTTCGTGTTCGACCGGGCAGGTGCCAACAACCAGAGCTACATTGCAGCAACCCTGACCGATGCTGCCTTTGGTAAGTTCGACTGGACCCTGAATGAAACTTTGCGTGTATCCGCGGGTGCCCGTTGGGAAGACTACAGTCAGGTCGCTCTCGACTGGAACCCCTATGGGTTCACCATTGAAGACCCGCAGATCACCATGGACCGCGAGGAACTGGAGAATGCGGTATTCTCTGAGGATGCGGTTTATCCGTCACTGTCGCTCACTTACATGGGTTCGCTCTGGGCTGAGACCTTCCAGTTGCGCTTCGGTGCCAGTAAGACCGCCGTTCGTCCCGACCTGCGGGAAATTACTGATGCGATCTACATCGATCCGATTACCGACGAGCAAATCAAGGGTAACCCCAATGCTCGCCCGTCCGAAATCAGCAACTACGACATCCGTGCAGAATGGTTCTTTGATAATGGTGACAACCTGACACTGTCTGCCTACTACAAAGACATCGTTGACCCGATCGAATTCTTCGAGCTCGGTTCCAGTGATACCAACGTAGCGCGTGAGATCATCAATGCTGAATCCGGTGAAATCACTGGTTTTGAAATTGAAGGCCTGAAGACAATGGGCTTCCTTGGTGAAACCATGGACAGTTTCTTTGTGCAGGGCAACATCACGCTGCAGGAATCCGAGCTGGTGGCCGGTGTCGAGGCGGATGCTCCGACCAACCCGTTTCGCGAGATGACGGGTGCCTCTGACTATGTCGTGAACATGATGCTGGGCTTTGATTCCCCGGACGGCAACCATGCCGCTACCCTGGGCTACAACGTCTTTGGCGAGCGCCTGTACCTGGCAGGCCGTAATGGTGCGCCGGATGCTTTTGAGCAGCCATTCCACTCGCTGGATCTGACGTACTCCTGGTATCCCACGGAGCAGATGACTTTGAAAGCGAAGCTGCAGAACTTGCTGGATGAGTCCGTAGAAATCGAGCGTAGCAGCGTGATTGTTTATGAAGAGCAACCGGGCTCTTCGTTCTCACTGAGCGCGCAGTACCAGTTCTAAATTTCAGAATTCGGAAGCTCGAACTAAGAAATAGGGATGCTTAAGCCGGGAGCTGTTTCAGTTCCCGGTTTTTTCATTTCTAGAATGTGCTACCCAACGGAGCGCAGGTGGTGTTTGAAGTCTTCCACCAGCTTGTTCGTTTCAATTTCCTCACAGCATTGTCCTACCAGGCGTTCCACGCAGTTGTCTTGCAAGGCCTGGCTTGCTGCGGCGGTAGCGTCCGGGATCAGGACCGGGCAGTAACCATAATCGGCCGCAGCCCGTATCGTGGATTCGATACTGGTATTGGTGTGTACTCCACAGCAGTACAGCTGCTGCACATCGAGCTGGACAAGTAATGCATGCAGATTGGTGTTGCCGAATGGTCCCGAACCGGTCTTATTGACGATCAGCTCATCACCGCGGGGCATCACTGAGTCGATGAACTCCGATTCCCTCGATCCCGGCGTGGCCAGTAGTCCTGCACGCTTCTGCCAAAAGGTCCGCTCGCGGCCATCCCTGGTTTTGGTTCGGGTCCTTATATGGAGGACCTCGATGCCCTTGTCGCGAAAAATCGCCTGGAGCTTCTGCACATTAGGCAGGACTTGCTTCTCGAGCCGATCGAAGAAGTAATTTTGCTCCTCAGGGCTGAACGGGCAGCTCTGTCCCTCCGAGAAGATTCCCTCACCACGGACGGCACAAAGGTGCTGCAGATCGATACAGAGCAGGGCGGATTTCATCGCTTTCCTCGTCTGGAGAGAACGTATTGGCGCCGGAAGCTACCATCAGTGTAGCCCCTGTCTGAGCGTTTGGAGGGAGAGAAGGGTTGTCGAGGGGCCTTCTGTGGGCACAAAAAAGGGCGCTCACAGAGCGCCCTGAAAAGGAAACAAATCGACCACTTGGTCTTACATGTTCGGGTAGTTGGGGCCGCCGCCGCCTTCAGGCGCCACCCAGACGATGTTCTGGGTGGGATCCTTGATGTCGCAGGTCTTGCAGTGAACACAATTCTGCGCGTTGATCTGGAACCGCTTGCCACCCGCGTCTTCCACCACCTCATAGACTCCGGCGGGGCAGTAGCGCTGAGCGGGCTCATCGTAGATGGGCAGGTTGTGGTTCAGCGGGATCTCATCATCCTTCAGTGTCAGGTGACAGGGCTGATCCTCTTCGTGGTTGGTGTTGGAGATGAACACCGAGGACAGTTTGTCAAAACTGAGCACGCCGTCGGGCTTCGGATAGTCGATTTTCTTGCAGTCTGCAGCGGGTTTCAGTTGAGCATGGTCCGCCTTGGTATCGCGGAGGGTCCAGGGGAGCTTGCCCTGGAAAATGTTGATATCGATAAAGGCGTAAGCTGAGCCAAGAATATTGCCGAATTTGTGCTGCGCGGGGCCGAAGTTTCGCTGTTTGTGCAGCTCTTTCCAGGCCCAGCTGTTGCGATAGCTGTCGGCAAATCCGCTGAGTTCGTCGTTTGCACGCTCTGCGGCCAGCGCCTCAACCACCGACTCAGCGGCAATCATGCCGGACTTCATCGCGGTGTGGTTGCCCTTGATCTTGGCGAAGTTCAGGGTGCCGGCGTTGTCGCCGATCAGCAGGCCACCCGGAAAGGTCATCTTGGGCTGCGACTGCAGGCCGCCCTTGGTGATAGCGCGGGCGCCGTAGGCCACCCGTTGGCCGCCTTCCAGGTACTGCTTGATGACCGGGTGGTGCTTGTAGCGCTGAAATTCGTCGAACGGGCTCACATGTGGGTTGCTGTAGGCTAGGTCGGTAATCAGGCCGACCACTACCTGGTTGTCCTCCAGGTGATAGAGGAACCCGCCACCGTGGGAACCGCTCTCGTCCAGCGGCCAGCCGGCAGTGTGTACCACGAGGCCTGGCTTGTGGTTCTCGTCACTGACTTTCCAGATTTCCTTGATACCGATGCCGTAGTGCTGCGGGTCCTTGCCTTCATCGAGCTTGAAGTGGGAAATCAGTTGCTTGCCCAGATGTCCGCGGCAACCCTCGGCAAAGAGGGTGTATTTGGCGTGCAGCTCCATACCCGGCATGTAGGAGTCTTTCTCCTCTCCGGTGGCGGAGACGCCCATATCGCCGGTGGCAATGCCCTTAACGGAGCCGTCTTCGTTATAGAGGACCTCTGCGGCGGCAAATCCGGGGAAGATCTCGACCCCCAGGTTCTCTGCCTGCTCGGCAAGCCAGCGAGTGAGATTGCCCAGGCTGATGATGTAATTGCCTTCGTTATGCATGGTGCTGGGCACGAAGGCGTTGGGAATGCGGGTCGCGCTCTCTGCGCTGCGCATTACATAGATGTCATCGCCTCTAACGGCAGTGTTAAGGGGGGCACCGCGATCCTTCCAGTCCGGGAACAACTCATTCAGTGCTGTGGGCTCGAACACTGCGCCAGACAGGATGTGGGCACCGACCTCGGAGCCTTTTTCCACCACGCAAACGGAGATGTCTTCATTCAGCTGGCGAATACGGCAGGCCGCAGCCAGGCCTGCGGGGCCGGCTCCCACGATCACTACATCGTATTCCATTGATTCGCGTTCCACGGCGCTCTCCTCAGCTAGTTTCACGGTATTGTTGCCGGCCTCAAGGCCTTAGGCTTTTATATTGGTCGCGGATTATATCGGTGTTTATTCAACCCTACCAATTGCAGGAGTATCCATTTGCTGTGGCAAATGTGCCATATTTCAACAGGTTAGCGTGACCAGATTTAGCGCTTTGATTCTGGTCAATAGATCTGGTGAATGGGTCGGGCAGGGCGGATAACCCTATTGATTTTGCTTTATAGAAGGCTCAACATACACCGCGTTCAAACAACTGTTTGACTGAACGATCCGATTCGTACGCGATTTGACCTGTCAGTCGCGGCTTTTAAACAGATTACCGAGACGGGATTTCCATGAAAGTTCTTGTAGCTGTGAAACGCGTTGTCGACTACAACGTCAAGGTTCGCCCGAAGGCGGACGGCAGTGATGTCGACACTGCCAACGTAAAAATGTCTATCAACCCCTTCTGCGAAATTGCTGTGGAAGAGGCTGTACGGTTGAAGGAAAAAGGCGTTGTCAGCGAGATTGTCGCCGTTTCCATGGGGCCCAAGCAATGTCAGGAGCAGATCCGTACTGCACTGGCCCTCGGTGCAGACCGCGGCATCCTCGTCGAGACCGATGAAGAACTGCAGCCGCTGGCAGTGGCCAAGTGCCTCAAGGCCATCGTGGAGAAAGAAGAGCCGCAGATGGTCATCATGGGCAAGCAGTCCATTGATGGTGATAACAACCAGACTGGCCAGATGCTGGGCGCACTGACTGGCATGGCCCAGGGTACCTTTGCCTCTGAAGTCGTGGTTGAAGATGGTTCCGTTAAAGTGACCCGCGAGATCGACGGCGGTCTGCAGACTGTAGAGCTGAAGCTGCCGGCTGTGGTAACCACCGACCTGCGCCTGAACGAACCGCGTTACGCTTCCCTGCCGAACATCATGAAGGCGAAAAAGAAGCCTCTCGACACTACCTCCCCGGCGGATCTGGGTGTCGACATCACTCCGCGCACCAAGACCCTGAAGGTTGAGCCGCCGGCCGAGCGCCAGGCGGGCGTGAAGGTCGCCGACGTGGCGGAACTGGTAGAAAAACTGAAGAACGAGGCGAAGGTAATCTGATGAGCATTCTCGTTATTGCAGAACACGACAACGCCGAGCTGAAGGGCGCGACGCTCAACACCATCGCTGCAGCCAAGGCGATTGGCGGTGATATCCATGTACTGGTTGCCGGCGCTGGTTGCGGTGCGGTTGCCGAAGCGGCAGCCAAGGTAGATGGTGTTTCCAAGGTAATCCTGGCAGACAACGCGGCCTATGAGCATCAGCTGGCCGAGAATGTCGCCAAGCTGGTAGCGGACCTGGGCAAGGACTACGGTCATGTCCTGGCTCCGGCGACCACTACCGGCAAGAACATGCTGCCGCGCGCTGCGGCACTGCTCGATGTGCAGCCCATCTCCGACATTATTGCTGTTGAGAGCGCTGATACCTTCAAGCGCCCGATCTATGCCGGTAACGTCATTGCCACCGTACAGAGTTCTGACGCCATCAAAGTGATCTCTGTGCGTTCCACTGCCTTTGACCCTGTAGCGGCAGAAGGCGGCAGCGCCGCGGTTGAGAGCGTGGATATCGTCGATGACGCCAGCATTTCCTCCTTTGTAGGTGAAGAGCTGGCCGAGTCCGATCGTCCGGAGCTGACTGCGGCCAAGGTCGTGATCTCCGGTGGTCGCGGTATGCAGAATGGCGATAACTTCGAAATGCTGTACAAGCTGGCTGACAAGCTGGGCGCAGCAGTTGGCGCTTCGCGTGCTGCGGTAGATGCCGGCTTTGTCCCGAATGACATGCAGGTTGGCCAGACTGGCAAAATCGTTGCGCCGGACCTGTATATCGCTGTGGGCATCTCTGGTGCCATTCAGCACCTGGCTGGCATGAAGGATTCCAAGGTGATCGTGGCCATCAACAAGGACGAGGAAGCGCCGATCTTCTCGGTCGCTGACTACGGCCTGGTTGCCGATTTATTCGATGCAGTCCCGGAACTGGAAACAAAATTGTAATTTTCGCTTAATATACTAACTTGCATCAGAAGGGCGGCATTGGCCGCCCTTTTGCTGCCAGTTAGGTGCGTTAGTAACGGGTACAGTGGGAATCTGTGCCAGAACTGACAGAACGCCAACAATCGATGGATGTGATCAGCGCCGGTGATGGAAGATTGCCTTTCTGGTAGTGAAGAATGAGAATAGGCGTCAAAGATCAATAATTTAGGCCAGTCACGAATTGGTCATTAGGTTTGTTCATGTCGGCACTACAGCGATTCACTTTGGCCCTGCCCTCCACGGGAAATAGAGCCTTTCCGCGCAGTTTGATCGCCTCTGCCGCCGTCGTCGGCGTCTGGCTGTTACTCAATGTTTTGGCATATGGTGCCAGCTTGCTCCCTTCGACGGAAGAGGAGTCTCTTCTCGCTACGCGTCATTCCACCGGCTCCTCCGCCCGGCAGAGCGCTTCGCTTCCCGGTACCCCATTCTTCGGAGTGGCCGCCGTTGAACCCACTGCGGAGCCACGGCTTGATCTCGCCAACATCCCGATTACCCAGCTGAACCTGGTGTTGTCCGGTGTGCTGGATAACAGCGATGAAAACAAGGCCAGCGCCCTGGTTGCCGAGCGTGGCAAGCCGGCCCAGCGCCTGTTTATTGGTGACAGGCTGCCCGGTGGCGCAGAGCTGTATTCGGTTGATACTGATCACATCATCTTGCGTCGCAACGGCAAAATGGAGAAGCTGACTTACCCGGATGAGGACGGCCGTCCCAGTGTCCCCCTGCGTAACTTCACCACCAGTAATCTCGGCAGGCAGGCCGCAGAAGTCAGCGCCGAGAGTGAACAGAACCGTTCGGAAAAACAACAATCAATCCGGGAGCGCCTGGAGCAGCTCCGCAGTCTTGCGCGGGAGCGCAGGGCAGAACGATAAGAAAAATCGACGATCCCGGATCAATCACTTTTTGACAAAGTCCATTTGATAAAGAGCCAGATAAATAATGAAGAGGATGTTTATTCATCGGCTGCTCGCAGTCGCGCTAGGATTGCTATTGTCGACTGCGTCACTGGCTCAACCCCCGGAGCGGGTCACGCTCTCCCTCGATAACGCAGATATCCGCGACCTGATTAACTGGGCGGCGGACTTCACCGGCAAGAACATCATCGTGCACCCCAATGTAAAGGGGAAGGTGACAGTGGTGGCCGGTGACCCAATGACGCATGACGAGGCCTTTGACGTCTTCATGTCCGTGCTGCAGGTGAACGGCTTCAGCCTGGTAGAACAGGGCGGGACCTGGAAGGTGGTCCCTGATGCCCTGGCAAAACAGCAGGCCATCCCCGTCACGGCTGAGGGGGCGCGGGCCCCGGCGGAATCCCTGATGGTGCGGACCATCCGGGTTGAAAACATCTCTGCCTCGCAACTGATTGCCATGTTGCGCCCCCTGATTCCCCAGACCGGCCATCTGGCGGCTTATGCCGACACCAATACGCTGATCATCGCTGACCGTGCGGCGAATATCGAACAGATCGTACGCTTGGTAAAGCAGCTGGACCGTGCCGGTGCGATTGATATCGAGCTGGTGCCGCTGCAGTTCGCTTCCGCCAAGGAAGTGAAACAGGTACTGAGCGAATTGCTTCAGGGCGGCGGCAAACAGGCAGGCACCGATGTGCAGCCATTGCGTATCGCGGTGGACGAGCGTTCCAACGCGGTGCTGCTTACCGGGGACCCGGTGACCCGCACACAATTGAAGAATGTGATCCGCCGCCTGGACCAGCCGCTGGACGGTGAGGGCAACACAGCGGTGGTCTACGTGCAGTACGCCAATGCCGCGGACCTGAAGCCCATCCTCGAGGGCATGAGTGGCAGCATCCAGAAAACCGAGAAGGATCAGCAGGCCGCGGATGTTGAAGTGAGCATCCAGGTCAATGAATCCCTGAACTCGCTTGTTCTCACGGCACCGCCGGCCCTGCTGGAAACCATGAAGGGTGTGATCGCCAAGCTCGACGTGCGGCGGGCCCAGGTGCTGATCGAGGCCATCATCGTTGAAGTGACCGAAGGCGCAGGGAGTGATCTCGGCATCAAATGGATTGCCGGTGCCAACGATGATGTGGTGGCAGGCTTCAACAACGACGCCTCTCCCAACCCCATCGTGGACGGAGACGGGAATGTGCTGTCTGAATTCAATCCCGCTTCACTGAACCCGCTCAACCTGCTTGGCACGGGGCTGAACCTGGGCTATCTCAGCGGCACAGATGTTCGTGCCGTGGTCAATGCGATTGCGACAACCAACAACGCCAACATCCTCTCCACGCCGACCATCATGGCGCTGGACAATGAGGAGGCGGAGATCCTGGTGGGCCAGAACGTGCCCTTCATTACCGGTGAACAGCTGCTTTCAGGCAGTAATAACGACCCGTTCACCACGATTCAGCGCCAGGATATCGGTACCACCCTCAAGGTGGTTCCCCGGGTCAACAACAACAATTCCGTGACGCTGGATATCGAGCAGAAGGTCGAAAACGTCCTGCCGTTCGCCGAAGGGGCGACCGGAGCCTCCGACATCGTGACGAGTAAACGAGAGATCCGCACCCGGGTGTTGATCGATGATGGAGCGATTCTGGTGCTCGGTGGCCTGATCGAAGACCAGGTGAGTGAAACTGCGTCCAAGGTGCCCCTGCTGGGTGACCTGCCGGGTATCGGGCGCTTATTCCGCTCGAGCAGCAAAGATGTCAGCAAGACCAACCTGATGGTCTTCCTGCGTCCGAAGATTCTCAGCACCCAGATTGCAGGCTATGAGGAAACCCGTGAGCGCTATCTGGATCTGCAGGAGAAGCAGTTCCGCATTCGCGACAAGACCAGCGTGATCTGGGATTGGCACCGCGGTGATGTATTGCCGGACCTGCTGCCCCCGACTGGAAATTACGACGAGGGCGACAACGGACCGGTCGAGGTACTTGAGGTAGAAAAATGACCGTAGAAACGGCCTCCGCTGAACCTGCAATCAAGCGTCTTCCCTACGCTTTTGCCAAGCGGCACCGGGTGTTGCTGGTGTCGGGGGAAGGGGAATCGCGGTGTCAGTACGTAGCACCGCTCAATCCCAGTGTGCTGGCTGAAGTCCAGCGACTGTGTGGATTCCCGCTGGATATCGAGGCCGTTCAGGAAGAGACCTTTCAATCAGCCCTGCAGCAAGAGTACGAAAACCGCGAGGGCGGTAACCTCTCGGATGTTGAGGGGCTCGGGGACGATCTGGACCTGGCCGCCGTCGCCGATTCACTGCCGGAAACCGAAGACCTGCTGGAGCAGGAGGATGATGCGCCGATCGTCCGCTTGATCAACGCGATTTTTGCCGAGTCGCTCAAGCAGGGTGCCTCGGACATCCATATCGAGACATTTGAAAAGAGGCTGGTGGTGCGCTTTCGTGTCGACGGCGTGCTGCGCGAAGTTTTGCAGCCCCGCCGGGCGCTGGCACCATTGCTCGTCTCCCGTATCAAGGTGATGGCCAAACTGGATATTGCCGAGAAGCGGGTGCCACAGGATGGCCGGATTTCCCTGTTGATGGGCGGCCGCGAGGTGGACGTGCGGGTTTCGACCATGCCGTCCAGCGCCGGTGAGCGCGTGGTGATGCGCCTGCTGGATAAGCAGGCGGGCAAGATGGACCTGACCAAGCTCGGCATGGCCGGTCGCGATCTGAAAATCATGAACGAGCTGCTCGGACGACCGCACGGCATTCTGCTTGTTACGGGTCCCACCGGTTCCGGTAAGACAACCACCCTCTACGCCGGTCTCGGCAGTATCAACAACCGTGAGAAAAACATTCTCACGGTCGAGGACCCGGTTGAATACAACCTCGAGGGTGTGGGTCAGACTCAGGTCAATACCAAGGCCGATATGACCTTTGCCCGCGGTTTGCGCGCGATCCTGCGTCAGGATCCGGATGTGGTGATGGTCGGTGAGATCCGCGACCTGGAAACCATGCAGATCGCTATTCAGGCATCCCTGACCGGGCACCTGGTCCTTTCAACCCTGCACACCAACACCGCCCTGGGCGCGGTCACACGGTTGGTGGATATGGGTATCGAGCCTTTCCTGCTGTCCTCGAGCCTGATTGGAGTTTTGGCCCAGCGGCTTGTCCGCGTACTGTGCCCCGAGTGCAAGCAGCCCCATGTGATGGATGCCGGCGAGCGGCGCCTGCTGAATGTGCAGGGAGAGGCTGAGGGCATTATTTACCGACCTTCCGGCTGCGAACACTGCAACCACAGTGGTTATGTTGGTCGGGTGGGCATCTATGAGCTGGTGCCGGTTAACGAGACCATGCGACAGCTGATTCACGACCGGGCCTCTGAGAGCGCACTGGTACTTGAGGCGCGCAAAGT from Microbulbifer aggregans includes these protein-coding regions:
- a CDS encoding serine/threonine protein kinase codes for the protein MKQVNSKLLLSAAIAALLAGCDSGGISIEPQTVDNSVDNSVSGGGNNNDDNPCASYEKAGQVQQGSFDSDTGNCTYSASFVDSGNPLTVDLNIPALENGGAHIFEGSLFVGNNYDDDASMAAAGIAEGGDGAKLNIQAGATIAFPDSTKFMAVNRGSQVFAVGTAEAPITFTSVSDIDGTVGPEEVQQWGGMVINGFGITNKCAYTGTLSGGDLATSECHLLAEGSVGKDQSNYGGANNADSSGQLEYVRVKHTGAEVASGDELNGISFGGVGSGTIVKNLQVYSTYDDGIEMFGGAVSFENYVALYVRDDSIDIDEGWSGSITNALVVQSATDGNHCIESDGIGSYDGDQDYSALIAAGLNSRPVIDGLTCIISAQAEGTHDPGAGWRFREGIFPMITNSMVIASYSADENGAEGSNYCLRVESDETLAEAATGTEVAITSNIFACEDKTKGGPVGADSLEAWAVANGNVFATIAGAVNPTANADTGLQVLGGELGVQTLPVDSILVDGAAVGITPVERAYLGALDLNGTDWTLGWTYGLHDGSRAQALWFEQ
- a CDS encoding TonB-dependent receptor domain-containing protein, with amino-acid sequence MVKKERFQRAPLVLAMATASSLAAGAFAQDAELIETGTEAAPQLSAPQIEEVMVQGRLRDSAEMLISERLDDEVVTDVLGSEMIGRVGDSTVAAALRRVSGLSLVNDKFVYVRGLGERYSSTTLNGATVPSPDLTRNVIPLDIFPTSVVDSLAVQKSYSADQPATFGGGNVDIRTKSIPEDLTFAIEVGTGMNTETDGDVLSYRGGDDDAFGTDDGTRGMAGELDWYLERFQGRLGVQDIRKTLEREGVQFASAQEANEAAQALNREIATYLNRDIAIEEDSSNPDSDIKGSVGNRFYFGDNWELGFLAGASHKSKWREEQRLKRSYGFPEERIDTQDKSTYSVDLSGNLNLGLRYAGEHEITTSSLYLRNTDDETAVRDYFNENRQVSDGRGFREYSIKYEERDLFVNQAKGSHSIGMATKEMVPGGVLNWVPEEAVLDWHYSESMAATDIPNEVNVNADTTTDATGEVLASAVSVGVNGAGFRFTKLEDEVKNYGWQLTLPLEFSASTLELAGGFARTEKGRTYEQAEFRLGALSVGEPGVLQGGLDEVFSDGNITDPDNNFVFDRAGANNQSYIAATLTDAAFGKFDWTLNETLRVSAGARWEDYSQVALDWNPYGFTIEDPQITMDREELENAVFSEDAVYPSLSLTYMGSLWAETFQLRFGASKTAVRPDLREITDAIYIDPITDEQIKGNPNARPSEISNYDIRAEWFFDNGDNLTLSAYYKDIVDPIEFFELGSSDTNVAREIINAESGEITGFEIEGLKTMGFLGETMDSFFVQGNITLQESELVAGVEADAPTNPFREMTGASDYVVNMMLGFDSPDGNHAATLGYNVFGERLYLAGRNGAPDAFEQPFHSLDLTYSWYPTEQMTLKAKLQNLLDESVEIERSSVIVYEEQPGSSFSLSAQYQF
- a CDS encoding cysteine hydrolase family protein, with the protein product MKSALLCIDLQHLCAVRGEGIFSEGQSCPFSPEEQNYFFDRLEKQVLPNVQKLQAIFRDKGIEVLHIRTRTKTRDGRERTFWQKRAGLLATPGSRESEFIDSVMPRGDELIVNKTGSGPFGNTNLHALLVQLDVQQLYCCGVHTNTSIESTIRAAADYGYCPVLIPDATAAASQALQDNCVERLVGQCCEEIETNKLVEDFKHHLRSVG
- a CDS encoding electron transfer flavoprotein-ubiquinone oxidoreductase encodes the protein MEYDVVIVGAGPAGLAAACRIRQLNEDISVCVVEKGSEVGAHILSGAVFEPTALNELFPDWKDRGAPLNTAVRGDDIYVMRSAESATRIPNAFVPSTMHNEGNYIISLGNLTRWLAEQAENLGVEIFPGFAAAEVLYNEDGSVKGIATGDMGVSATGEEKDSYMPGMELHAKYTLFAEGCRGHLGKQLISHFKLDEGKDPQHYGIGIKEIWKVSDENHKPGLVVHTAGWPLDESGSHGGGFLYHLEDNQVVVGLITDLAYSNPHVSPFDEFQRYKHHPVIKQYLEGGQRVAYGARAITKGGLQSQPKMTFPGGLLIGDNAGTLNFAKIKGNHTAMKSGMIAAESVVEALAAERANDELSGFADSYRNSWAWKELHKQRNFGPAQHKFGNILGSAYAFIDINIFQGKLPWTLRDTKADHAQLKPAADCKKIDYPKPDGVLSFDKLSSVFISNTNHEEDQPCHLTLKDDEIPLNHNLPIYDEPAQRYCPAGVYEVVEDAGGKRFQINAQNCVHCKTCDIKDPTQNIVWVAPEGGGGPNYPNM
- a CDS encoding electron transfer flavoprotein subunit beta/FixA family protein; its protein translation is MKVLVAVKRVVDYNVKVRPKADGSDVDTANVKMSINPFCEIAVEEAVRLKEKGVVSEIVAVSMGPKQCQEQIRTALALGADRGILVETDEELQPLAVAKCLKAIVEKEEPQMVIMGKQSIDGDNNQTGQMLGALTGMAQGTFASEVVVEDGSVKVTREIDGGLQTVELKLPAVVTTDLRLNEPRYASLPNIMKAKKKPLDTTSPADLGVDITPRTKTLKVEPPAERQAGVKVADVAELVEKLKNEAKVI
- a CDS encoding electron transfer flavoprotein subunit alpha/FixB family protein; its protein translation is MSILVIAEHDNAELKGATLNTIAAAKAIGGDIHVLVAGAGCGAVAEAAAKVDGVSKVILADNAAYEHQLAENVAKLVADLGKDYGHVLAPATTTGKNMLPRAAALLDVQPISDIIAVESADTFKRPIYAGNVIATVQSSDAIKVISVRSTAFDPVAAEGGSAAVESVDIVDDASISSFVGEELAESDRPELTAAKVVISGGRGMQNGDNFEMLYKLADKLGAAVGASRAAVDAGFVPNDMQVGQTGKIVAPDLYIAVGISGAIQHLAGMKDSKVIVAINKDEEAPIFSVADYGLVADLFDAVPELETKL